AAGATAACGGTGCAAGGATTTGATGCTCCCCAAACATGACAGTGTCTGGCACAATAAGCAATGTGATAAGCGCCAATAAACAGAGAAGCACTCCTGTTGCATAGTAAACCTTGATTTGGAAAAGTGACGCCAAAGGTAAAAAATGAATCCCTACAATAATGGCGATGACTCCCGGTATAAGATCGGTCTGATTGATCAAGTTACAGATGACAATGGCAATCCCAATCAGCAAACCTTCGGCAATGAAGACCATATTAAACAAGAATCCGATACGCTTCAGACGCCTAGCCCCATCTCCTGAAACTTGATTGGACATTTTTTGTGATGCATGAATTAATGAAATGCCGCCGATAACCATTATGATTCCCACGAAGATGGCTGCGAGTTCCATGTAAGGAAACCCCCACCCCTGCAATCCCATTACACCGGTACCTGCCCACAGCGTACCGAAGAACGCCATGAAAATGACTCCAATTCCAGAACCGCGAAACGCCTCTTTCATCCTCATTTTCCTTTCATCCACAGTAATAAAAGTACATAGAATAATAGTATTGCTTACCCTCCCCAATTATTCAGCTGCAAAAAAAATGATTTTAATACCTTATTGCAAAAATCACCATACTGCGATATTATGATATTAATTAGTGATTGATTAATCACTAATTAATGAAATTATGGAGGATACCAATGGCCAGACCAAAAAAAGAGAACCGAAAAGATGACATTCTGGAAGCTGGTTTGGAGGTTTTTGCAGATAAAGGCTATTACAATACAACGACTGCCTTAATTGCCGAAAAAGCCGGCATCTCCCAGCCATATGTGTTTAAATTCTTTAAAACTAAAGAGGAGTTATTCGTAGCGGCCCTGGATCGGGCATACGAAAGGATCCTTGAAGCTTTTAAAATTGAAACAGGACCCGAAGACCTTGTTAACCATATGATCCAGGTATATGAAGAATTGACTGAATCCAATCCCAATGAAATTGCCTTGCAGGTCATAGGACTTTCAGTGACGGAAGACGCAATAAGAAATTCTACGCAGAAAGGGTTAGCAAGCATTAGAAATCACACACTTGAAAAATTTCAATCTGCCGGAATTCCGAATGCAGAGGACCAAGTGACCACCTTCCTGGCGAGGGGGATACTTTGCAATATTTCCCACTTCATCAATATGCCCGAGCTTATAGATGGCGGGGGCAGGTAAGAACCGATTTTCATCGGTTTCTTATTTTGAATGTTTATTTAGTGATTGATCAATAAATTAAAAGGGGATGTAAAATATGAAGAAAGCTATTGTGTTAGGAGCAACTGGCGGATCAGGTCAAGTCATTGTTTCAGAATTGTTATCAAGGGGCACAGAAGTCATTGCTTTCGGGCGTTCAAGAAGTAAGCTAGAGCGATTAATGAAAGAGCATGATCATTCGCAACAATTATCATACAGAATCGGTGACATCTTTGATTACAAAACCATTGTTGAGGCTGCAGAAGATGCGGAAGTCATTTTCCAATGTGCCAACGTTCCCTATCAAGAGATGGCTTTAAAACTCCTTTTACTTGGGGAAAGTGTCATGAAGGCAACCGATATTTTAGGTAAGAAGATTGTCATTGTAGATGGGATATATATCTATGGGCACCAAGTTGCGAAAGGAGATGAAAACCATCCAAAACAGCCGCATACAAAAAAAGGGCAAATCAGGTTGGAATTCGAGAAACTCATATTCAGCCAAAAATGGAAAAATGCCAGAGCATTGATTGTCAGGCTGCCAGACTATTATGGCGCTACCTCACAGAACTCCTACCTTCAGCCAACATTGAATGGACTCGCAGCAAATAAAACGACCGTCTTTATCGGGGACTTAAAAACACCAAGAGAATATGTCTACTTACCTGATGCAGCAAAAATGATCGTGGAAATAGCAGAAAAAGACAACTCCTATGGAGAAAATTGGAACATCCCTGGGCCTGGTCTGATTTCCGGAAACGAAATCATCCAAATTGCCCGTCAGGTAACGGGACAGAAAAAGATGGTTCTTCCCCTTACAAAAAACATCATTCAGATACTTGGCTTGTTCAACCCTTTCATGAAAGAAGTAGTGGAAATCATGTATTTAACCAAAGAAGGATTCATCCTGGATGGAGAAAAATATGAAAACCGTATCGGCCCCATACCTAAAACTCCATACAAAGAAGGAATGGAAGAAACAATGCGAACTTTAATGAGTTAATTGCCGTTTTCATCGATATATACTTATTTTCGAAGATATAACTGGATTTCGGAGATATAACTGGACTTCCGAAGATATATTTCTATTTTCGGAGATCTAACTGGGTTTTCGGAGATATATTCCTATTTTCGAAGATATATCTCCATTTTCGGAGATATAACTGGATTTTCATACAAATCCTCATAAAAAAACCTGAGTCCCAAAGGGATTTCAGGTTTTTATCTATTCATATCAAGCCACATCTGATTTATCAAATTGACAATCTTTTAATGATATTAATTTGGTCTTGTGATAAATCTTGTATCCTAACCAGATCGCCAGGAATATCGGTAATCCGATATAGGAGACAGCGACGCCATACCAGTCGATGCTGCCGCTTAGGAATGCTTGATAATTCTGCCCGGCAATGACTCCCATGCAAAGGACGAATGATAGGATCGGACCGAGTGGAAACCATTTTGCTTTATATTTCAATTCGTTCAGGTCACCACCCTGTGCAACATAGGCAAGTCTAAAGCGATAATGGCTGATGGCGATTCCAATCCAGGCGATGAAGCCGGTTAGCCCGGATGCATTCAATAGCCATGTAAATACATGGTCCCCAAAAATGGAGGTCAAGAAGGCGAGCCCGCCAATTAATGTCGTTAGTATCAAAGCATTCATCGGGATTCCCCTGCGATTGACTTTGGCGAGGAATTGGGGAGCTTGTTTATCTTTCGCCATCGACCATAACATCCGCGTTGATGCATATAGTCCCGAGTTCCCTGCGGATAGTAAGGAAGTCAACACGACTGCATTCATGACGGATGCCGCGAATGCAAGTCCTGCCCGTTCAAAGACAAGTGTGAAAGGGCTTACAGAAATGTTTTCTACATCCCCGTTCAGCAAACTTGGACTTGTATACGGAATCAAGAGGCCGAGTATCAGGATGGCTCCGATGTAAAATAATAGGATGCGCCAAAATACTTGGCGGATCGCATTCGGAACATTTTTTTCGGGATTCTCACTTTCCCCGGCAGCAATACCAACCAGCTCCGTGCCTTGAAAAGAAAATCCCGCGATAAGAAAGATTGAGATGATCGATAAAAATCCTCCCTTGAATGGTGCCTCGTCCATGGTGAAGTTTTCGAATCCAATCACCTTTCCGCCAAAAACCCCAAATATGGTCAATAAACCAATAATGATGAAGCAAATGATAGCAATGACTTTTATTAAGGCAAACCAATATTCAGATTCACCATAGCTTTTAATGGATAGGGCGTTGAGGGTGAAGACGATTCCAAGAAATAATCCACTCCATATAAGGCTGGGTACATCAGGGAGCCAGAATTTCATGATGATGGCTGCAGCAGCTATTTCCACGGCAAGGGTGACAGCCCAGTTAAACCAATAATTCCAGCCAAGTGCAAAGCCGAATGCGGGATCAACAAAGCGTGTGGCATAGGTGGAAAATGATCCCGACACAGGCATATATGTCGCCATTTCCCCTAAGCTCGTCATAAGGAAATAAACCATGATTCCAATGCAGGCATAGGCAGCAAGGGCACCACCGGGCCCTGCGCTCTGAATGGTTGCCCCGCTTGCCAGGAATAATCCGGTTCCTATTGAACCTCCAATGGCAATCATGGTCATATGCCTTGCTTTCAGTTTCCTTTTAACTGTCGGTTCTTGATTATCAATGAGATTCATGTCCATATGGTTCCTACCTCATTTTCTTTTAAAGTTAAAAGTTCAAGAAATATAAGAGTTTTTAACAATCGCTTTGTGAAAGTCTTAATAGTTCGCTTCACTTGCTGGGATCCTATCCAGTTTAATTGCCATTGCCTGGTATCGTCTCCCTATTCCCGGTCTGGGTGACCCCATCCTGCTCAGGCTCCATTCCACACCATTGAATTAATGTAAGGGCAATGATTTCGGCCGTGGAGAACACGTTGTCGAGCAGGATGTATTCATTTGGATAGTGTGCAACCTCGGTTACTCCTGGCCCGAAAACGATTGCAGGCGTTTCACCGACATGTGTCAGCAATCCCCCATCCGTTCCCCAAGGGGAGGCTTCAATGACAGGGTCCTGTCCGGCCACTTGCCGATATTGATGAACAAGCGCATTCATCAGTTCATGCTCTACATCAATTGCTCCTGGAACCCAGCGTGCCCCGAACCACTCCAATACGGGCGGGTTTTCCTTGAACCATTGGTCC
This sequence is a window from Brevibacillus sp. JNUCC-41. Protein-coding genes within it:
- a CDS encoding amino acid permease — its product is MDMNLIDNQEPTVKRKLKARHMTMIAIGGSIGTGLFLASGATIQSAGPGGALAAYACIGIMVYFLMTSLGEMATYMPVSGSFSTYATRFVDPAFGFALGWNYWFNWAVTLAVEIAAAAIIMKFWLPDVPSLIWSGLFLGIVFTLNALSIKSYGESEYWFALIKVIAIICFIIIGLLTIFGVFGGKVIGFENFTMDEAPFKGGFLSIISIFLIAGFSFQGTELVGIAAGESENPEKNVPNAIRQVFWRILLFYIGAILILGLLIPYTSPSLLNGDVENISVSPFTLVFERAGLAFAASVMNAVVLTSLLSAGNSGLYASTRMLWSMAKDKQAPQFLAKVNRRGIPMNALILTTLIGGLAFLTSIFGDHVFTWLLNASGLTGFIAWIGIAISHYRFRLAYVAQGGDLNELKYKAKWFPLGPILSFVLCMGVIAGQNYQAFLSGSIDWYGVAVSYIGLPIFLAIWLGYKIYHKTKLISLKDCQFDKSDVA
- a CDS encoding DUF7010 family protein is translated as MRMKEAFRGSGIGVIFMAFFGTLWAGTGVMGLQGWGFPYMELAAIFVGIIMVIGGISLIHASQKMSNQVSGDGARRLKRIGFLFNMVFIAEGLLIGIAIVICNLINQTDLIPGVIAIIVGIHFLPLASLFQIKVYYATGVLLCLLALITLLIVPDTVMFGEHQILAPLSLLGFGCALILWITGLTLWLRIKNSSLTIVDED
- a CDS encoding SDR family NAD(P)-dependent oxidoreductase, with the protein product MKKAIVLGATGGSGQVIVSELLSRGTEVIAFGRSRSKLERLMKEHDHSQQLSYRIGDIFDYKTIVEAAEDAEVIFQCANVPYQEMALKLLLLGESVMKATDILGKKIVIVDGIYIYGHQVAKGDENHPKQPHTKKGQIRLEFEKLIFSQKWKNARALIVRLPDYYGATSQNSYLQPTLNGLAANKTTVFIGDLKTPREYVYLPDAAKMIVEIAEKDNSYGENWNIPGPGLISGNEIIQIARQVTGQKKMVLPLTKNIIQILGLFNPFMKEVVEIMYLTKEGFILDGEKYENRIGPIPKTPYKEGMEETMRTLMS
- a CDS encoding TetR/AcrR family transcriptional regulator; the protein is MARPKKENRKDDILEAGLEVFADKGYYNTTTALIAEKAGISQPYVFKFFKTKEELFVAALDRAYERILEAFKIETGPEDLVNHMIQVYEELTESNPNEIALQVIGLSVTEDAIRNSTQKGLASIRNHTLEKFQSAGIPNAEDQVTTFLARGILCNISHFINMPELIDGGGR